The following nucleotide sequence is from Cetobacterium somerae ATCC BAA-474.
TATAAACTCTTTAGGTAAAGGTGCCATAGAAATTCCATCTTGTCCTAAAATCTCTGTAGTTATTCCTTGTCTAGCCTTTACTTCGTTGTAAGGACTTTCTAAAATTACTAAATCAGAGTGAGAATGCGTATCTATAAACCCTGGAGCTACAACAAGATCTTTAGCATCAATTATTCTATCTATATCTTTACAATCAATACTTTTTTCAATAGCCACTATTTTCTCTTTCTCTATGAGAATATCACCAATATATGGTTGATCTCCACTACCATCTACTATGAGACCATTTTTTATTAAAGTTTTCATTGTATTTTCTCCTTAATTTTATTTATCATAAATCGACTTTAAAATTCCATAATATCCTTTTATACCTTTAAATAATTGATCTAATTCTATATACTCATCGATTGTATGAGCTAAATTTTCTTTAGATGGCCCAAATCCTATTGTTTTTATTTTTGCTTCCCCTGCATAGTGAGATCCATTTGTACAAAATGAATATTGTGTAATTTCAGGCTCAAGCCCTACATCTTTTAATCCTCTATATGCTTTTTGTACAAATTCATCATCTTCACTATATAGCCAACCTGGAAAAAATCTTTCTCCTTCTATTATCTCTCCTGTATAACAAGTTTCTTTTCCTATTGCAAAGGAAACTTTAGCTTTTAACTCTGGATCTTCTTTCATTAGTTTATTTAAAACATCCTCTATTGGAGCTAGAACTTCCTCCTTAGTCTCACCTACTAGTAATCTTCTATCATAAGTTGCTCTGCAATAATCAGGAACTACAGAAGCTCCAGGATAAGGTGAAGATTTTATATCTGTTAATTCTAAAATTCCTTTTCCTAATTCCGTTTCTGGAGGAACTATTTTTCTAATCTCTTCAATTATTTTACCCATTTTATATACTGCATTAATTCCTTTATCTGGATTTGCTGAATGAGCAGGTTTTCCAAATGTCTCTAATACTATTTCTCCTCGTCCT
It contains:
- a CDS encoding YgeY family selenium metabolism-linked hydrolase; protein product: MLTKKREEFVIKFLQEMIQQPSNSGKESGVVEVIRKNLLDMGYDSVHIDKFGNVIGCIKGNKPGKKILFDGHIDTVPVQGREKWKYDPYGGTISDGKLYGRGTSDMKGQTAAFMVASAYFAEDCKKDFAGEIYVAGVVHEEIFEGIAAREISKYVKPDYVVIGESSELNLKIGQRGRGEIVLETFGKPAHSANPDKGINAVYKMGKIIEEIRKIVPPETELGKGILELTDIKSSPYPGASVVPDYCRATYDRRLLVGETKEEVLAPIEDVLNKLMKEDPELKAKVSFAIGKETCYTGEIIEGERFFPGWLYSEDDEFVQKAYRGLKDVGLEPEITQYSFCTNGSHYAGEAKIKTIGFGPSKENLAHTIDEYIELDQLFKGIKGYYGILKSIYDK